From the genome of Fusarium oxysporum f. sp. lycopersici 4287 chromosome 3, whole genome shotgun sequence, one region includes:
- a CDS encoding hypothetical protein (At least one base has a quality score < 10), giving the protein MELADLSLLDYPSSEGPSPCGCLVTLLQDGKLNKTAKKEFMGALRHKDPLFCTQGALAQLFFWRWHVAGEPSPSFRRRQDWYRIKVLVGRDREQELSYPTQLQETWRIFGAAALWRQRRRTSRAGPALEPERALPGLSYASTAPVHAYCCRLLGVTRDYFLARAAHEPPYVLQKQLWPWIEEWEPRFEARARRQCWAEGGLDDDDLAADGFLKLMRRLRIVLLQDLAVLQPRYPSLPFFAYAPFNGPEWDEFAVAVRSDAVGATEPLSLLVQCALPELSGVLESTREAVLQNSQRLAIRLEAQLEGIQDGLDALLQGKVPVTFTGHFGAGPAVSLAPAPAPSTAPTLNFNTAPAPAPEPPVPGMPVVAALAKVFTVRDVWKEWEEGIAGQPAVRVLEETWGSRWRPGNGIRVQFCRRKVIWDELLARTASGKSEEEAVAELELLRAGQSLNRLIDELKQRRRRGQGQGRIRVQVGTPVPDDPGPGPRPTRGQGHRGRWARLGRRRTAPRRQ; this is encoded by the exons ATGGAGCTTGCAGACCTGTCTCTACTCGACTATCCGTCTTCAGAAGGCCCGAGCCCCTGTGGCTGCCTCGTTACCCTTTTGCAAGACGGTAAGCTAAACAAGACGGCAAAGAAAGAGTTCATGGGTGCCCTCCGGCATAAGGACCCCTTGTTCTGTACGCAAGGGGCCTTAGcacagctcttcttctggcgcTGGCACGTTGCCGGCGAGCCGTCCCCGTCCTTCCGGCGCCGCCAGGACTGGTATCGgatcaaggttcttgtcGGACGGGACCGCGAGCAGGAGCTCTCGTACCCGACGCAGCTACAAGAGACCTGGCGTATCTTCGGTGCTGCTGCCTTATGGCGTCAAAGAAGACGCACCTCCCGCGCAGG GCCGGCGCTGGAACCAGAGCGTGCTCTGCCAGGCCTATCTTACGCGTCTACCGCGCCAGTTCATGCGTATTGTTGCCGGCTTCTCGGCGTCACCCGGGACTACTTCCTCGCGCGTGCGGCCCACGAGCCCCCGTACGTCTTACAAAAGCAGCTCTGGCCGTGGATCGAGGAGTGGGAGCCTCGCTTTGAGGCTCGCGCGCGCCGGCAATGCTGGGCAGAAGGTGgcctcgacgacgacgacctAGCCGCCGACGGCTTCCTTAAGCTTATGCGGCGCCTGCGCATAGTACTGTTACAGGACCTGGCTGTATTGCAGCCTCGCTATCCGTCGCTACCCTTCTTCGCCTACGCCCCTTTTAACGGGCCCGAATGGGATGAGTTCGCCGTCGCCGTTCGCTCTGACGCGGTAGGGGCTACGGAGCCGTTAAGCCTGCTCGTACAATGCGCGCTGCCAGAGCTTAGCGGTGTGTTAGAGAGCACACGCGAGGCCGTCTTACAGAATAGCCAGCGGCTGGCCATCCGGCTAGAGGCCCAGCTAGAAGGAATTCAGGACGGCCTCGATGCCCTCCTCCAAGGCAAGGTCCCTGTCACCTTTACCGGCCACTTTGGAGCCGGGCCAGCAGTGTCGCTggcgccggcgccggcgccgTCGACAGCCCCTACCTTGAACTTCAATacggctccggctccggctccagagcctccagTACCAGGTATGCCCGTCGTTGCAGCCCTGGCTAAGGTCTTTACAGTGCGGGATGTCTGGAAGGAATGGGAGGAAGGGATTGCAGGTCAGCCGGCCGTACGGGTGCTAGAAGAGACGTGGGGAAGCCGCTGGCGCCCGGGGAACGGGATCAGGGTGCAGTTCTGTCGCCGGAAGGTGATCTGGGACGAGCTCTTGGCCCGCACGGCGTCCGGcaagagcgaggaggaggcagtTGCAGAGCTAGAGCTCTTACGCGCCGGCCAGAGCTTGAATCGGCTCATCGACGAGCTCAAACAGCGCCGCCGGCGgggccagggccagggcCGGATACGGGTACAGGTAGGGACCCCCGTGCCCGATGACCCAGGCCCGGGACCAAGGCCGACTCGGGGCCAGGGCCATCGGGGGCGCTGGGCTCGGCTAGGGAGAAGGCGGACTGCCCCTCGTCGACAGTAA